In Aequorivita sp. H23M31, a single window of DNA contains:
- a CDS encoding Smr/MutS family protein codes for MKIGDKVSVLDDAISGVVSKLQGKNVTILTTDGFELDFNESELIVIDGSLSKREMAQMDISAILSDKQSKKPGKSKRIKPKERIQPAMEVDLHIHQLVPKSRHLSNYDILTIQTETAKRQLDFAISKRIQRVVFIHGVGEGILRTELEYLFGRYDNIKFYDADYQKYGRGATEVYIFQNVK; via the coding sequence ATGAAAATAGGTGACAAGGTTTCTGTTCTTGACGATGCCATTTCTGGGGTGGTCTCAAAATTACAGGGGAAAAACGTGACAATATTAACCACGGACGGCTTCGAGTTGGATTTTAATGAAAGTGAATTGATCGTAATCGATGGATCACTATCCAAAAGAGAAATGGCCCAGATGGATATTTCTGCTATTCTTTCTGATAAACAATCAAAGAAACCCGGCAAGTCCAAACGTATTAAGCCTAAAGAACGGATACAACCTGCCATGGAGGTGGACTTGCATATCCATCAGCTTGTTCCCAAAAGCAGGCATCTTTCTAATTATGATATTCTAACAATACAGACAGAAACGGCAAAACGACAGTTGGATTTTGCTATCTCCAAGCGAATTCAAAGAGTAGTTTTTATCCATGGCGTGGGTGAAGGGATATTGCGCACTGAGTTGGAATACCTTTTTGGTCGGTATGATAATATAAAATTTTATGATGCCGATTATCAAAAATATGGGCGCGGCGCAACCGAGGTCTATATTTTTCAGAATGTGAAATAA
- a CDS encoding Fur family transcriptional regulator — protein MRLLIARFLLDKKTAVSLSNIEEYFDNCERTTLYRTLKTFEENGVVHQIDDGTGVSKYALCEPGCNCEIEQDLHLHFHCTQCNETVCLTQYKIPHIGLPDGYKAEDVNLVVKGICKNCNGR, from the coding sequence ATGAGACTTTTGATCGCCAGGTTTCTGCTAGATAAAAAAACAGCCGTAAGCCTCAGTAATATTGAGGAGTATTTTGATAATTGCGAACGTACTACGCTCTACCGAACTCTAAAAACTTTTGAGGAAAATGGAGTGGTCCATCAAATTGATGATGGCACCGGTGTTTCTAAATATGCGCTGTGTGAACCAGGATGTAATTGTGAAATCGAACAAGATTTACATTTGCACTTTCACTGTACCCAATGCAATGAAACTGTATGTCTTACCCAATATAAAATTCCGCACATCGGTCTTCCTGATGGTTATAAAGCTGAGGATGTAAATTTGGTAGTAAAGGGGATTTGTAAAAATTGCAATGGTCGCTAA
- the accC gene encoding acetyl-CoA carboxylase biotin carboxylase subunit → MKKLLVANRGEIALRIMKTAHRMGIATVAIYSEADRDAPHVKFADEAVCIGPAPSNESYLLGDKIIKLAKELDVDAIHPGYGFLSENAEFAEHVEKSGIIFIGPKSHAIRVMGSKLAAKETVKEYDIPMVPGTDEAITNVDSAKQIAEKIGFPILIKASAGGGGKGMRIVENAKEFGDQMRRAISEAENAFGDGSVFIEKYVTSPRHIEIQILADNFGNTVHLFERECSIQRRHQKVVEEAPSSVLTPSLREQMGNAAVKVAKSCSYIGAGTVEFLLDENLNFYFLEMNTRLQVEHPVTELITGLDLVEQQIRIANGEKLSFAQEDLKITGHAFELRVYAEDPLNNFMPSVGKLEVYKPPHGKNIRVDDGFTEGMQVPIHYDPMLSKLIVYGKTRNEAIQLMLTAISAYDVEGVSTTLPFGKFVFNSEAFRSGRFDTNFVKEHYSEEKVKANNEEEAKIAALIALKHYLKDSGILRLPIN, encoded by the coding sequence ATTAAAAAATTACTGGTCGCCAATCGCGGCGAAATTGCTCTTCGCATTATGAAGACTGCCCATAGAATGGGAATTGCAACTGTAGCAATATATTCCGAGGCAGATAGAGATGCACCCCACGTAAAGTTTGCTGATGAAGCGGTGTGCATAGGACCCGCACCTTCAAATGAATCCTATTTATTAGGGGATAAAATAATTAAGCTTGCCAAAGAATTGGATGTGGATGCCATTCATCCCGGTTATGGATTTTTAAGTGAGAATGCTGAATTTGCCGAGCACGTTGAAAAGAGCGGCATAATTTTTATCGGTCCCAAAAGCCACGCAATTCGTGTGATGGGAAGTAAATTGGCTGCCAAGGAAACGGTAAAGGAATATGATATCCCAATGGTTCCTGGAACGGATGAAGCAATTACCAATGTAGATTCCGCAAAACAAATCGCAGAGAAAATCGGGTTCCCGATTCTTATTAAGGCATCCGCTGGTGGAGGTGGAAAGGGAATGCGGATTGTTGAAAATGCCAAGGAATTCGGAGACCAGATGAGGCGTGCTATCAGTGAGGCAGAAAATGCCTTTGGCGATGGCTCCGTGTTTATCGAGAAATATGTCACCTCTCCGCGGCACATCGAAATTCAGATTTTGGCAGATAATTTTGGCAATACGGTTCATCTATTTGAACGGGAGTGCAGTATTCAGCGGCGACATCAAAAAGTGGTGGAAGAGGCGCCTTCTTCAGTTCTTACGCCATCCCTACGAGAACAAATGGGAAATGCCGCCGTAAAAGTGGCAAAATCCTGCAGTTATATTGGCGCAGGCACGGTAGAATTTCTTTTAGATGAAAACCTAAATTTCTACTTTCTCGAGATGAATACCCGTCTTCAAGTAGAACATCCAGTTACAGAATTAATCACGGGCCTCGATCTGGTCGAGCAACAGATTAGAATAGCCAATGGCGAAAAGCTTTCATTTGCGCAAGAGGATTTAAAAATCACCGGACACGCGTTTGAACTTAGGGTTTACGCCGAAGATCCTTTGAATAACTTTATGCCCAGCGTGGGTAAACTGGAAGTGTACAAACCACCTCACGGCAAAAACATACGTGTGGATGATGGATTTACTGAAGGAATGCAGGTTCCTATCCACTACGATCCTATGCTATCTAAATTAATAGTTTATGGGAAAACACGGAATGAGGCAATCCAACTGATGTTAACTGCTATTTCAGCATACGATGTTGAAGGAGTGAGCACTACCCTACCTTTTGGAAAGTTTGTTTTTAATAGCGAAGCTTTCCGCAGTGGGCGTTTCGACACAAATTTTGTTAAAGAACACTATTCGGAAGAGAAAGTAAAAGCCAATAACGAAGAAGAAGCAAAAATCGCAGCCCTTATTGCTTTAAAGCATTATTTAAAAGATTCTGGGATTCTTCGATTACCCATCAATTAA
- a CDS encoding T9SS type A sorting domain-containing protein, which produces MKKLLLSSALLITSSAVFAQLYIQPAPNGNPHQNYLTDSYVYVKGEVLYVGGTIELHKNKPASPQGLSDAEASIYLRGGGQLIQGGNEFSNKGDGFLSVLQSTDPTNAWAYYYWCSPVGNPDPLVPMTNGTNKNFGIHSIYEYPKLYNSINGLSIKARAIDITPYKEGFTNNLTLTISKRWLYTHMVPGTEAEDSYLRINEENAVPPGFGFTMKGVNWGDLTTNAPMGKLFYDFRGRPNNGDFTIPVEGPSVTGNTNPPTAANINAKMTLTGNPYPSALDLNKLFWDPDNTSLDCIYYYDEDRSVMSHYYSLKPYGYGVWVPLNEDPYDDGVPNMSYTGAYTQPTFNIWNAAGGHGPGGGGTGRDNPKARFAPIGQGFMFVGNGDPVNEAFVKIKNTHRIYIKNTADQVFYRPTGEEGEMGFSAQSEGDANRGGGPAFDSADSTPQIENLIPMLRLYVVFDDALTRDMLLVFSPETTDGYDRGYDALSPGGMKSDAYFPIGPDGDRKPYVIQGTNYEPRKMIPVSFKLHKESQIEVRAVEENRKPYEKVYLFDRQENIYRPLSAVQTAAGTFTLPAGVYDNRFFLVFRDGPRVDPNQDLTDTRDKMMASVNMFQNNPARQLEIKNPDGYTLKAAYLYDMNGKLVITDTNLGDSSNYSIYTGNLSDAMYMVKLVTSEDVTLDYKVMVINK; this is translated from the coding sequence ATGAAAAAGCTTCTACTTTCTTCGGCATTGCTAATAACTTCCTCTGCTGTCTTTGCACAATTATATATACAGCCCGCTCCCAATGGGAACCCTCATCAAAATTACCTTACTGACTCCTATGTATATGTAAAAGGCGAGGTTCTTTATGTTGGTGGAACTATAGAATTGCATAAAAACAAGCCTGCGAGTCCTCAGGGTCTTTCCGACGCCGAAGCAAGTATCTATTTACGGGGAGGAGGACAGCTAATTCAGGGAGGTAATGAATTTTCCAACAAAGGTGACGGCTTCCTCTCGGTATTACAGAGTACCGACCCTACCAACGCTTGGGCCTATTATTATTGGTGCTCTCCAGTAGGGAATCCGGATCCCTTAGTCCCGATGACCAATGGAACGAACAAAAATTTTGGAATTCATTCTATCTATGAATACCCTAAACTCTATAATTCCATCAATGGACTTTCAATTAAAGCACGAGCGATAGACATTACTCCGTATAAAGAGGGTTTCACAAACAATTTGACCCTTACTATTTCGAAACGATGGCTTTATACCCATATGGTGCCGGGTACTGAGGCTGAGGATAGTTATTTACGTATTAATGAAGAAAATGCGGTACCGCCAGGTTTTGGATTTACTATGAAAGGGGTTAATTGGGGGGATTTGACAACTAATGCTCCAATGGGAAAACTATTTTACGACTTTCGAGGTAGGCCTAATAATGGGGATTTTACAATTCCAGTTGAAGGCCCATCTGTAACAGGTAATACGAATCCACCAACTGCAGCCAATATCAATGCTAAAATGACCTTAACAGGTAATCCTTATCCTTCAGCTTTAGATTTAAATAAACTTTTTTGGGATCCAGACAATACGTCCCTAGATTGTATTTATTATTACGATGAAGATAGATCGGTGATGTCACACTATTACAGTCTAAAGCCATACGGGTATGGAGTCTGGGTACCCTTGAACGAAGATCCTTATGATGATGGGGTTCCAAATATGAGTTATACCGGGGCATATACCCAACCCACATTTAATATATGGAATGCTGCTGGAGGACATGGTCCTGGTGGTGGTGGAACAGGACGCGATAATCCAAAGGCACGTTTCGCCCCTATCGGTCAAGGGTTTATGTTTGTAGGTAATGGGGATCCCGTAAACGAAGCTTTCGTTAAAATTAAGAACACCCATCGCATTTATATAAAAAATACGGCCGATCAAGTGTTTTATCGACCCACAGGAGAGGAGGGTGAGATGGGGTTCTCGGCACAATCTGAGGGTGATGCCAATAGAGGAGGAGGCCCAGCTTTTGATTCTGCCGACAGCACCCCACAGATTGAAAACCTGATACCCATGCTACGTCTGTATGTGGTTTTTGATGATGCCTTAACCCGAGATATGCTATTGGTATTTTCTCCAGAAACCACCGATGGTTACGATCGGGGTTACGATGCCTTGAGCCCAGGAGGAATGAAATCGGATGCGTATTTTCCTATTGGCCCAGATGGTGACCGAAAGCCTTACGTTATTCAAGGTACCAATTACGAGCCACGAAAGATGATTCCTGTTAGCTTTAAACTTCATAAGGAAAGTCAAATAGAGGTTCGCGCAGTGGAAGAAAACAGAAAACCCTATGAAAAAGTATATCTTTTTGACCGGCAAGAAAATATTTACAGACCGTTAAGCGCGGTCCAAACTGCGGCCGGAACCTTTACACTTCCTGCTGGAGTTTATGACAATCGCTTTTTCCTCGTGTTCAGGGATGGTCCTAGAGTAGATCCTAACCAAGATCTAACCGACACCCGCGATAAGATGATGGCAAGCGTAAATATGTTTCAAAATAATCCCGCTCGTCAATTGGAGATAAAAAACCCGGATGGATATACTCTTAAAGCTGCCTATCTCTATGATATGAACGGTAAATTGGTTATTACGGACACCAATCTTGGGGATAGCAGTAATTACTCCATCTATACCGGAAACCTGAGTGATGCTATGTATATGGTAAAACTGGTTACCTCTGAAGATGTTACTCTTGATTATAAGGTAATGGTAATAAATAAATAG
- a CDS encoding acyl-CoA carboxylase biotin carboxyl carrier protein subunit, translated as MKDHYRLSVDENYQFDLEIDEATNLNQLDFSEPGIGGKKERIHILHQNKSYSAEILHVDFIQRKYTIKINGNTYKVGIETPLAQLIKKMGLSLGTTSVDDDILAPMPGIILEVNVQEGNEVKEGDLLCVLEAMKMENALSAPRDGTIKFVNITKGDTVDKGKLLIEFQKND; from the coding sequence ATGAAAGATCATTATCGCCTCTCGGTGGACGAAAATTACCAATTCGATCTGGAAATTGACGAAGCCACTAATTTGAATCAATTGGATTTCTCCGAGCCAGGTATTGGCGGAAAGAAGGAAAGGATCCATATCCTTCACCAAAACAAATCATATTCCGCTGAAATTCTTCACGTAGATTTCATTCAAAGAAAATATACCATAAAGATAAACGGTAACACCTATAAGGTGGGCATTGAAACTCCTCTGGCACAGCTCATTAAGAAAATGGGATTATCGCTGGGAACAACTTCCGTTGATGATGACATCCTCGCCCCAATGCCTGGAATTATATTGGAAGTAAACGTACAAGAAGGAAATGAGGTAAAAGAAGGTGATCTTCTCTGTGTCTTGGAGGCTATGAAAATGGAGAACGCTCTTTCGGCCCCCAGGGATGGAACTATTAAATTCGTAAACATTACCAAGGGTGATACTGTTGATAAGGGAAAATTGCTAATTGAATTCCAAAAAAATGATTAA
- a CDS encoding acyl-CoA carboxylase subunit beta — MTDNNKKLKEMISEAKLGGGSKRIEKQHEKKKLTARERIEYLLDEGSFEEMGMLVTHRTTDFGMQEEIYYGDGVVTGYGTINRRLVYIFAQDFTVFGGALSETHAEKICKVMDHAVRVGAPIIGLNDSGGARIQEGVRSLGGYADIFYRNVQASGVIPQISAIMGPCAGGAVYSPAMTDFTLMVQDSSYMFVTGPNVVKTVTNENVTSEELGGARTHATKSGVTHFTAANDIVCLEQIKTLLSYMPQNNKTVTEKIPFQIQEEYRDELETVIPHSANKPYDMHLVIKGIVDTDSFFEVHKDYADNIIVGFARLGGRSIGIVANQPMSLAGVLDVDSSKKGARFTRFCDCFNIPLLVLVDVPGFLPGTDQEWNGIILNGAKLLYALSEATVPRVTVITRKAYGGAYDVMNSKHIGADVNYAWPTAEIAVMGAKGASEIIFRKEIAQASDPELKLSEKETEYAEKFANPFKAAQRGFIDEVIQPRETRRKLLKSFAMLENKETTRPDRKHGNIPL, encoded by the coding sequence ATGACCGACAACAACAAGAAACTCAAAGAAATGATTTCCGAAGCTAAATTAGGCGGAGGATCAAAACGAATTGAAAAACAACACGAAAAGAAAAAGCTTACCGCACGGGAACGCATTGAATACCTATTGGATGAAGGTTCTTTTGAAGAAATGGGAATGCTTGTTACCCATCGCACCACCGATTTCGGAATGCAGGAGGAAATATATTACGGAGATGGTGTTGTTACGGGATATGGAACGATCAACCGCCGCTTGGTTTATATTTTTGCCCAAGATTTCACCGTTTTTGGCGGAGCGTTGTCCGAAACCCATGCTGAAAAAATATGTAAGGTAATGGATCACGCCGTAAGGGTTGGCGCGCCCATTATAGGTTTGAATGATTCCGGTGGCGCAAGAATCCAAGAAGGAGTCCGTTCTTTAGGTGGATATGCTGATATATTCTATAGAAATGTTCAGGCATCGGGAGTTATCCCACAAATTTCGGCCATTATGGGACCTTGTGCAGGTGGGGCGGTTTATTCCCCAGCAATGACGGATTTTACATTGATGGTCCAGGATAGCAGTTATATGTTCGTTACGGGACCCAATGTTGTGAAAACCGTTACCAATGAAAATGTTACCTCTGAAGAACTTGGGGGAGCTAGAACACATGCTACAAAAAGCGGCGTGACGCATTTTACGGCGGCCAACGATATAGTATGTCTAGAACAGATAAAAACATTGTTAAGCTATATGCCACAGAACAATAAAACGGTTACTGAAAAAATTCCCTTTCAGATTCAGGAAGAATATCGGGACGAGCTGGAGACAGTTATCCCCCACTCTGCCAACAAACCCTATGATATGCACCTTGTAATTAAGGGAATTGTAGATACCGATTCCTTTTTTGAAGTACATAAGGATTATGCCGATAATATAATTGTAGGTTTCGCCAGACTAGGCGGAAGAAGTATCGGTATAGTTGCCAACCAACCGATGAGCCTTGCGGGAGTTTTGGATGTTGATAGTTCTAAAAAAGGTGCCCGATTTACCCGCTTCTGCGATTGCTTTAACATCCCATTATTGGTACTGGTCGATGTGCCCGGATTCTTACCAGGAACCGACCAGGAATGGAATGGAATAATCCTTAACGGGGCAAAATTACTTTACGCCCTGAGCGAAGCAACCGTTCCGAGGGTAACGGTGATAACCCGAAAAGCCTATGGCGGTGCTTACGATGTTATGAACAGTAAGCATATTGGCGCAGACGTTAACTATGCCTGGCCCACCGCTGAAATTGCTGTAATGGGTGCGAAAGGTGCAAGTGAGATTATTTTTAGAAAAGAAATTGCACAAGCTTCAGACCCAGAACTAAAGCTTTCGGAAAAAGAAACGGAATACGCCGAGAAATTTGCAAATCCGTTTAAGGCGGCCCAACGCGGATTTATTGACGAAGTAATCCAACCTCGTGAAACACGCCGAAAATTGCTCAAATCCTTCGCCATGCTGGAGAATAAAGAAACCACAAGACCGGATAGAAAACACGGTAATATTCCCCTTTAA